In Geminocystis sp. NIES-3708, a single window of DNA contains:
- a CDS encoding PadR family transcriptional regulator, with amino-acid sequence MLELATLGLLQKEPLHGYRLKQQMELFMSGCISVNYGAIYPLLKRLEEKKFIQVFTEEDNNNPRKIYSITSEGREKWHEKMLEHPHESWINSRSRFMIKYFFFSYLEIQERLKLLEHRFMTCKLYLEKKELDFEFVCNDPYQLEAWQRCKWAIIDEIEWLEIQITSVQH; translated from the coding sequence ATGTTAGAATTGGCAACCTTAGGATTATTACAAAAAGAACCACTCCACGGCTACCGTCTTAAACAGCAAATGGAGTTATTTATGAGTGGATGTATTAGCGTCAATTATGGTGCAATTTATCCTCTTTTAAAACGTTTAGAAGAGAAAAAATTCATTCAAGTATTTACTGAAGAAGATAATAATAATCCTCGTAAAATTTACAGTATAACCTCAGAAGGTAGAGAAAAATGGCACGAAAAAATGTTAGAACATCCTCACGAAAGTTGGATTAATTCTCGTTCTCGTTTTATGATTAAATATTTCTTTTTCAGTTATTTAGAAATCCAAGAAAGATTAAAATTACTAGAACATCGGTTTATGACTTGTAAATTATATTTAGAAAAAAAAGAATTAGATTTTGAATTTGTTTGTAATGATCCTTATCAGTTAGAAGCTTGGCAAAGATGTAAATGGGCGATTATTGATGAAATTGAGTGGTTAGAAATTCAAATTACCTCAGTTCAACACTAG
- a CDS encoding efflux RND transporter permease subunit: MFVDFFIKRPVFSTVCALIILLLGTISIFTLPVDRFPDISPTQIQVTANYNGANAEVVENAVTNILERQINGIEGLKYLSSSSSNDGTSSIIATFDSSRDKDLAAVDVQNQVSTVESQLPEVVQRAGVTVSKQSNNLLMGFGLFAENEDYDNLFLSNYADRYLVDALKRINGVGNVGIFGERRYAMRLWVNPSRLASRGLTMADISQALSEQNIQVGAGKIGAEPAQEGQEYQIDLRAISQLTYPEEFENLILKTDENGGIIRFKDVGRVELGSQDYSSFLRFRGIDAVGIGIYQLPGSNALQVAKNVKAEIARLATEFPKGLDVKLAFDTTAFIQESMTEVLITLLISIVLVVLIILAFLQDWRTTLIPSLTIPLSLIGTFAFVKIFGFSINTLTLFGLTLATGMVVDDAIVVVEQIHRYIQDKDMEAHEAASVSMKQLFGAVIATSLVLMAVFVPVAFFPGTTGALYRQFALTIAFSILISTFLALTLTPSLCGLLLRKGQHAPDWLQVIFDRFNLFLDWVTERYERSLMFLTHFKLFIIGIFIVLIAFTGLLYTKTPTAFLPEEDQGYFITIVQAPEGVSLQYTSEVMKKVEAEMLQMPEVLATFAIGGFSFGGSTPNQGIIFTPLKPWHERSSPEQGVQALIGKLFGKFVMIPEARIIPINPPAIQGLGSFGGFTFQLQDRRINPDLNSMVETMGQFLGAANETEGLQRVFTQFAANSPQLLIEVNRERAKLLGVDLDNIFSTLQTALGGEYVNDFTLQQRTYRVYLQADQQFRSNPEDVNKLYVRSANNEMIPLSNLVKITPTTGAQSINHYNLFRAIEINGSAAPGFSSGEAITKVGNLAQQIFPSGFAYEWTGISLEEISAGGLAIVIFSLGLLFVFLVLAAQYENYIDPLIIMLAVPLAILGALLAQMLRGFPNDVYCQIGLVMLIGLASKNSILIVEFANQLREEGLPIVKAVIEASKQRLRPILMTAISTLIGIFPLVIATGAGAGSRQSLGTAVFGGMLIATFLSLFIVPILYIVITAISNKSQKII; this comes from the coding sequence ATGTTTGTCGATTTTTTTATTAAACGTCCAGTTTTTTCTACTGTTTGCGCCCTGATCATTCTTTTATTAGGTACAATTAGTATTTTTACTCTACCTGTTGATCGCTTTCCTGATATTAGCCCTACTCAAATTCAAGTTACCGCCAATTATAATGGTGCAAATGCAGAAGTCGTAGAAAATGCCGTAACTAATATTTTAGAAAGACAAATTAACGGAATTGAAGGCTTAAAATATTTATCATCTAGTAGCAGTAATGATGGCACTAGCAGTATTATCGCCACCTTTGATTCTTCAAGGGATAAAGATTTAGCTGCCGTTGATGTGCAAAATCAAGTCTCTACTGTCGAATCTCAATTACCTGAAGTAGTACAAAGAGCAGGAGTAACCGTAAGTAAACAATCTAATAATCTTCTGATGGGATTCGGTTTATTTGCTGAAAATGAAGATTATGATAATCTATTTCTAAGTAATTATGCCGATCGTTATCTAGTAGATGCCTTAAAAAGAATCAATGGAGTCGGTAATGTTGGGATATTCGGAGAGCGACGTTATGCTATGCGTTTATGGGTAAATCCTAGCCGTCTAGCTAGTCGTGGTTTAACTATGGCAGATATATCTCAGGCATTATCAGAGCAAAATATTCAAGTAGGAGCTGGTAAAATAGGGGCTGAACCTGCACAGGAAGGACAAGAGTATCAAATAGATTTAAGAGCAATTAGTCAATTAACCTATCCTGAAGAATTTGAAAATTTAATCCTCAAAACTGATGAAAATGGTGGTATAATTCGTTTTAAAGATGTAGGTAGGGTGGAATTAGGCTCTCAAGACTATAGTTCTTTTTTACGTTTTAGGGGAATAGATGCAGTAGGAATCGGTATTTATCAGCTACCAGGCTCTAATGCTTTACAAGTAGCGAAAAATGTTAAAGCAGAAATAGCAAGATTGGCAACAGAATTTCCCAAAGGGCTTGACGTAAAATTGGCTTTTGATACCACTGCTTTTATTCAAGAATCTATGACAGAGGTGTTAATTACCCTTTTAATTTCCATTGTCTTAGTAGTTTTAATTATCCTCGCTTTTTTACAAGATTGGCGTACAACTTTAATTCCTTCTCTAACGATTCCTTTATCTTTAATCGGTACTTTTGCTTTTGTAAAGATTTTTGGTTTCTCTATTAATACGTTAACCTTATTTGGTTTAACCCTCGCAACAGGTATGGTCGTTGATGATGCTATCGTGGTTGTAGAGCAGATTCACCGTTATATCCAAGATAAAGACATGGAAGCGCATGAAGCAGCTAGTGTCTCCATGAAACAGTTATTTGGTGCAGTTATTGCCACTTCTTTAGTGTTAATGGCAGTATTTGTGCCTGTGGCATTTTTTCCTGGTACAACAGGGGCTTTATATCGTCAATTTGCTCTTACCATCGCCTTTTCTATTTTAATTTCAACTTTTTTAGCTCTTACTCTTACTCCTTCTCTGTGTGGATTATTACTGCGAAAAGGACAACACGCTCCTGATTGGTTACAAGTCATATTTGATCGTTTTAATCTTTTTCTCGATTGGGTGACAGAAAGATATGAGCGATCTTTGATGTTTTTAACTCATTTTAAACTGTTTATTATTGGTATCTTTATAGTTTTAATTGCTTTCACCGGGTTGTTATACACAAAAACTCCAACTGCGTTTTTGCCCGAAGAGGATCAAGGCTATTTTATTACTATTGTTCAAGCACCCGAAGGTGTTTCCCTACAATATACCAGCGAGGTAATGAAGAAAGTAGAAGCAGAAATGCTCCAAATGCCTGAAGTTCTTGCTACTTTTGCTATCGGTGGTTTTAGTTTTGGTGGTAGCACACCAAATCAGGGTATTATCTTTACTCCTCTTAAACCTTGGCACGAACGTAGCTCACCAGAACAAGGAGTACAGGCTCTCATTGGTAAACTTTTTGGCAAATTTGTGATGATTCCTGAAGCAAGAATTATACCGATTAATCCTCCTGCAATTCAAGGTTTAGGTAGTTTTGGCGGTTTTACCTTCCAGTTACAAGATCGTAGAATTAATCCAGATCTTAATTCCATGGTTGAAACTATGGGACAATTTTTAGGTGCAGCCAATGAAACTGAAGGTTTACAGAGGGTGTTCACCCAATTTGCCGCTAACAGTCCTCAATTACTAATTGAGGTAAATCGAGAACGGGCAAAACTTTTAGGAGTTGATTTAGATAACATTTTTAGCACCTTACAAACAGCTTTAGGGGGAGAATATGTTAATGATTTCACTTTACAACAACGCACCTATCGGGTTTATTTACAGGCTGATCAACAGTTTCGTTCTAACCCCGAAGATGTTAATAAACTATATGTGCGATCAGCTAATAATGAAATGATACCTTTGTCTAATTTAGTAAAAATTACTCCTACAACTGGAGCACAAAGTATTAATCACTATAACTTATTCCGTGCCATTGAAATTAATGGTTCAGCCGCTCCGGGATTTAGTTCAGGAGAAGCAATCACAAAAGTAGGAAATTTAGCTCAACAGATTTTTCCATCAGGATTTGCCTATGAATGGACAGGTATTTCTTTAGAGGAAATAAGTGCTGGAGGATTGGCGATCGTTATTTTTAGTTTAGGATTATTATTTGTATTCCTAGTTTTAGCGGCACAATATGAAAATTATATAGATCCTCTAATCATTATGTTAGCTGTACCTTTAGCCATATTAGGAGCATTATTAGCCCAAATGTTAAGAGGATTTCCTAATGATGTTTATTGTCAGATTGGCTTAGTAATGTTAATTGGATTGGCTAGTAAAAACTCGATTTTAATTGTGGAATTTGCCAACCAATTAAGGGAAGAAGGATTGCCTATTGTTAAAGCAGTTATTGAAGCCTCAAAACAAAGATTGAGACCAATTTTAATGACTGCAATTTCAACTTTAATTGGGATTTTTCCTTTAGTAATTGCTACTGGTGCAGGGGCTGGAAGTCGTCAATCTTTAGGGACAGCTGTTTTTGGAGGAATGTTGATTGCTACTTTTTTAAGTTTATTTATTGTGCCAATTTTATATATAGTAATTACAGCAATTTCAAATAAAAGTCAAAAAATCATATAA
- a CDS encoding efflux RND transporter periplasmic adaptor subunit, which yields MVNPNSPPPCEESNIEEELQILSSNQEAQKKSFSRWWIGLSVIFIALIVGGGKLWLAGNDQENKAPAAAMDGQPQAIPVKLETLISQSLENSSTVVGILDAPKAVTIKSEVDGRINQILVKEGTTVQAGQVLLIVESDELQAELSQAQAQLENAEARLAQLKTGSRIEDIDQAQAELNQAMARLNNAQEGARPEEIAQAKAQLESAQAELDLANERLKRYRNLQEEGAISKDQFDERLKTQRQAVSSFTEAQRRLSGLKKGRKSDVNELQAEVERAKANLKRLENGARIEEIAQAQADVSEARARINSIEVRMKKTEIIAPFMGIIGDIPVKLGDYLESGQELTTLTENNDLEINLSIPLEQAKDLRLGLPVVILDSQGKEITSGKISFISPNVTANTQLVLATATLENATEKLFNQGSVPVKVIWDQRPGVLVPSAAVSRLGGKTFVFVAEAMENSSSDKPQLIAKQKLVTLGNLQGNDYQVLDGLKVGDQIVTAGIMNLRDETPIMPLP from the coding sequence ATGGTTAATCCTAACTCTCCTCCCCCTTGTGAAGAATCAAATATTGAAGAAGAATTACAGATTTTATCCTCTAACCAAGAAGCCCAAAAAAAGTCTTTTTCTCGTTGGTGGATAGGTTTAAGTGTCATTTTTATCGCCTTAATAGTGGGTGGTGGTAAATTGTGGTTAGCAGGTAATGATCAGGAAAATAAAGCTCCTGCGGCTGCTATGGATGGACAACCTCAAGCTATTCCTGTCAAGTTAGAAACTCTAATCAGTCAATCTTTAGAAAATAGTAGTACTGTCGTGGGAATTTTAGATGCTCCTAAAGCAGTGACAATTAAGTCGGAAGTGGATGGTAGGATTAACCAAATTTTAGTAAAAGAGGGTACAACAGTTCAAGCTGGACAAGTACTTTTAATTGTTGAAAGTGATGAATTACAAGCAGAACTAAGTCAAGCTCAAGCTCAATTGGAAAATGCGGAGGCTCGTTTAGCACAATTAAAAACAGGAAGTCGTATTGAAGATATTGATCAAGCTCAAGCTGAATTGAATCAAGCGATGGCAAGATTAAATAATGCTCAAGAAGGAGCACGCCCCGAGGAAATTGCTCAAGCAAAAGCACAGTTAGAATCAGCTCAAGCAGAGTTAGACTTAGCCAATGAAAGATTGAAAAGATACCGTAATTTACAAGAAGAAGGAGCTATTTCTAAGGATCAATTTGACGAAAGGCTGAAAACTCAACGTCAAGCCGTGTCATCTTTTACAGAAGCACAACGTCGTTTATCTGGTTTAAAGAAAGGAAGAAAATCAGATGTAAACGAACTACAAGCAGAAGTAGAACGGGCAAAAGCAAACTTAAAACGCTTAGAAAATGGAGCAAGAATTGAAGAAATAGCCCAAGCTCAAGCAGATGTATCAGAGGCAAGGGCAAGAATAAACTCTATAGAAGTAAGAATGAAAAAAACGGAAATTATCGCTCCTTTTATGGGAATTATTGGAGATATACCTGTTAAATTAGGAGATTACCTAGAATCTGGACAGGAATTAACAACTCTTACGGAAAATAATGATTTAGAGATAAATCTTTCTATACCTTTAGAACAAGCGAAAGATTTGCGTTTAGGTTTACCTGTCGTAATTTTAGATAGTCAAGGGAAAGAAATAACTTCGGGAAAAATTAGTTTTATTTCTCCGAATGTGACGGCGAATACTCAATTAGTTTTAGCTACTGCAACCCTTGAAAACGCTACAGAAAAACTGTTTAATCAAGGTTCAGTGCCAGTAAAAGTAATCTGGGATCAACGTCCGGGGGTTTTAGTTCCTTCGGCGGCGGTATCTCGTCTTGGGGGTAAAACTTTTGTCTTTGTTGCTGAAGCCATGGAAAATTCTTCTTCAGATAAACCACAATTGATTGCTAAACAAAAATTAGTCACCCTCGGTAATCTTCAAGGTAATGATTATCAAGTTTTGGATGGTTTAAAAGTTGGAGATCAAATCGTAACCGCAGGAATCATGAATCTCAGGGATGAAACGCCCATTATGCCTTTACCTTAA
- a CDS encoding MGH1-like glycoside hydrolase domain-containing protein: MTPEQIRLQQARDSKTPWKKWGPYLSERQWGTVREDYSQNGDAWNYFTHDQARSRAYRWGEDGLGGISDDHQVLCFALALWNGKDPIVKERLFGLNNSEGNHGEDVKEYYFYLDSTPTHSYMKYLYKYPQQTYPYEDLIVTNRHRSKDELEYELIDTGIFEGDRYFDVFVEYAKADTEDILIKISVCNRGDETATLHLLPTLWFRNTWSWADSGEKPVLEKIESNEHSIIHAYHTDSLFQQFLGDYYLYCDKNVPLLFTENETNNARLFGDENASPYVKDGINNYIVNGQKDVVNPSQMGTKASPHYQLTVNGGETQIVCLRLSRQAPNQLTNPFDNFEQVFLTRKQEADAFYDVIIPARVKPDQQRVNIMRQALAGMLWTKQYFYYDVDKWLEEHNVTPWSEPGQRQRTRNGEWFHAYCDDIISMPDKWEYPWFAAWDLAFHMLPLSIVDSDFAKEQLDLMLRNDYLHPNGQIPAYEWNFGDVNPPVHAFATIQIYLIDKARNDGKGDINFLKYAFSKLLINFTWWINRKDRAGNNVFEGGFLGLDNIGVFDRSSPLPTGGFLEQADGTAWMVFFSQQMLRIAVELALHDPLYEEFVSKFFEHTMWIGGAMDRLGEHQDEMWDEEDGFFYDVLRLPDGTAMRLKVRSMVGLLPLAAVAIFEDDDLKHLPNFVQRAQAFYRRHPELLINMHIPSKQGVSGRRMLSVFNEDKLRRVLSRMLDENEFFSPYGIRSLSRYHQEHPFIFHHNGQEFKVDYLPGDSNSGMFGGNSNWRGPVWMPVNLLLFAALMRLYAFYGDDFKVECPTGSGKYMTLFEVAQELGDRLTRIFLPDSNGHRPVYNASEKFQTDPHWKDYILFYEYFHGDNGAGIGASHQTGWTGCIARILQVMGDLTEEILTGKDAEMAAVKKTIGK, from the coding sequence ATGACTCCTGAACAAATCAGACTACAACAAGCCCGTGACTCTAAAACTCCTTGGAAAAAATGGGGTCCTTATCTCAGTGAACGCCAATGGGGTACAGTAAGAGAAGACTATAGTCAAAATGGCGATGCTTGGAATTATTTTACCCATGATCAGGCACGTTCGAGAGCTTATCGCTGGGGAGAAGATGGTTTAGGGGGTATTTCCGATGATCACCAAGTCCTTTGTTTTGCCCTTGCTTTATGGAATGGTAAAGATCCCATTGTTAAAGAGCGGTTATTTGGACTTAACAACAGCGAGGGGAATCATGGTGAGGATGTGAAGGAGTATTACTTTTATTTAGATAGTACTCCCACCCATTCCTACATGAAATATCTTTATAAGTATCCCCAACAAACTTATCCCTACGAAGATTTAATTGTTACTAATCGCCACCGTAGTAAAGACGAATTAGAATACGAACTAATAGATACAGGTATTTTTGAAGGCGATCGCTATTTTGATGTTTTTGTTGAATACGCTAAAGCTGATACTGAGGATATATTGATTAAGATTAGTGTTTGTAATCGTGGAGACGAAACCGCTACCCTACACTTATTACCAACCCTTTGGTTTCGCAATACTTGGTCTTGGGCAGATAGTGGCGAAAAACCTGTTTTAGAAAAAATCGAGAGTAATGAACACAGTATCATTCATGCTTATCATACTGATTCTTTATTTCAGCAATTTCTAGGAGATTATTATTTATACTGTGATAAAAATGTTCCCCTTTTATTTACCGAGAATGAAACCAACAATGCTCGACTCTTTGGCGATGAAAATGCTAGTCCTTATGTTAAAGACGGCATCAATAATTACATTGTCAATGGACAAAAAGATGTGGTTAATCCTAGTCAAATGGGAACAAAAGCCTCTCCTCACTACCAACTAACAGTCAACGGAGGGGAAACCCAAATTGTTTGTCTGCGTCTGAGTCGTCAAGCACCTAATCAGTTAACAAATCCCTTTGATAATTTTGAGCAAGTTTTTCTTACCCGTAAACAGGAAGCCGATGCTTTTTATGATGTCATTATCCCAGCAAGAGTGAAGCCTGATCAACAGCGAGTTAATATTATGCGTCAGGCACTAGCAGGAATGCTCTGGACAAAGCAATATTTCTACTATGACGTGGATAAATGGCTGGAGGAACATAATGTTACCCCTTGGTCAGAGCCCGGACAACGTCAACGCACTCGCAACGGAGAATGGTTTCATGCCTATTGTGATGACATTATCTCTATGCCCGATAAATGGGAATATCCTTGGTTTGCCGCTTGGGATTTAGCTTTTCATATGTTGCCCCTCTCTATTGTTGATTCCGATTTTGCCAAAGAACAATTAGATCTGATGTTGCGTAACGATTACCTGCACCCCAACGGTCAAATTCCTGCCTATGAGTGGAACTTTGGGGATGTCAATCCTCCTGTTCATGCTTTTGCTACCATTCAAATTTATTTGATCGATAAAGCACGGAATGATGGCAAAGGAGATATTAATTTCCTCAAGTATGCCTTTTCTAAATTGTTGATTAACTTTACTTGGTGGATTAATCGTAAGGATCGTGCTGGTAATAATGTGTTTGAGGGAGGTTTTTTAGGATTAGATAATATTGGGGTATTCGATCGCAGTTCACCCTTACCCACAGGAGGATTTTTAGAACAAGCAGACGGTACAGCTTGGATGGTGTTTTTCAGTCAACAGATGCTCAGAATTGCCGTGGAACTAGCATTACATGATCCCCTGTATGAAGAATTTGTGAGTAAGTTTTTCGAGCATACCATGTGGATTGGTGGGGCAATGGATCGCTTGGGAGAACACCAAGATGAAATGTGGGATGAAGAGGACGGATTTTTTTACGATGTCCTACGGTTGCCTGATGGTACAGCTATGCGTTTAAAAGTTCGATCAATGGTGGGGCTATTACCTTTAGCCGCAGTGGCAATTTTTGAAGATGACGACCTCAAACATTTACCTAATTTTGTTCAACGGGCACAAGCATTTTACCGCCGTCATCCTGAACTTTTAATCAATATGCACATCCCCAGTAAACAAGGTGTCTCAGGTCGTCGTATGCTCTCCGTATTTAACGAGGATAAATTACGCCGTGTTTTATCTCGGATGCTAGATGAAAATGAGTTTTTCAGCCCTTACGGTATTCGCTCCCTTTCTCGCTATCACCAAGAACATCCCTTTATTTTTCACCACAACGGTCAAGAATTTAAAGTGGATTATCTCCCCGGAGACTCTAATTCAGGGATGTTTGGCGGTAATTCTAATTGGCGTGGTCCTGTGTGGATGCCCGTTAATTTGTTACTCTTTGCCGCTCTTATGCGTCTTTATGCTTTCTACGGCGATGACTTTAAAGTTGAATGTCCTACAGGTTCAGGTAAATACATGACTCTCTTTGAAGTAGCTCAAGAGCTTGGCGATCGCCTAACTCGTATCTTTTTACCTGATAGTAACGGTCATCGCCCAGTATATAATGCTTCAGAAAAGTTTCAAACTGATCCTCACTGGAAAGATTATATTTTGTTCTATGAATACTTTCATGGCGATAACGGTGCTGGTATTGGGGCTAGTCATCAGACAGGTTGGACAGGTTGTATTGCTCGTATTCTTCAAGTGATGGGAGACTTGACAGAAGAAATCCTGACGGGTAAAGATGCAGAGATGGCTG